A genomic region of Zea mays cultivar B73 chromosome 6, Zm-B73-REFERENCE-NAM-5.0, whole genome shotgun sequence contains the following coding sequences:
- the LOC100193642 gene encoding Glycolipid transfer protein 1 yields MAETVFTPSLEGMKHVKAENGVILTKPFLDVCKQILPVLDKFGAAMAIVKNDISGNITRLENKYSSDPSKYGHMYSMVQEEVQNKTAKGSSSCTNGLLWLTRAMDFLVELFRNLLEHPDWTMTQACADSYTKTLKKFHGWLASSSFTVAMKLSPNRDKFMEVISGTGDINADIEKFCTTFSPFLKENHEFLASVGLDDMKAS; encoded by the exons ATGGCAGAGACGGTGTTCACCCCCTCTTTGGAAGGGATGAAGCATGTGAAGGCAGAGAACGGAGTCATTCTCACCAAGCCCTTCCTTGATGTCTGCAAGCAAATCTTGCCTGTCCTGG ATAAATTTGGAGCTGCTATGGCAATTGTAAAGAATGATATCAGCGGCAATATCACA AGGCTGGAAAACaagtattcttcagatccatcaaAGTATGGACACATGTACAGCATGGTTCAGGAAGAAGTTCAAAACAAGACCGCGAAAGGTTCCTCAAGCTGCACAAATGGTCTTCTGTGGCTCACGAG GGCCATGGATTTCCTTGTTGAGTTGTTCCGTAACCTGCTTGAGCATCCAGACTGGACCATGACTCAAGCTTGCGCTGATTCATACACCAAGACCTTGAAGAAATTTCATGGCTGGCTTGCCAGTTCTAGTTTTACG GTGGCCATGAAGCTCTCTCCTAATAGAGATAAATTCATGGAGGTCATTAGTGGAACTGGTGATATCAATGCAGATATTGAGAAATTTTGCACGACCTTCTCTCCTTTTCTCAAAGAAAATCACGAGTTTCTG GCGAGCGTTGGTCTTGATGATATGAAGGCTTCGTAG